The following proteins come from a genomic window of Natronosalvus vescus:
- a CDS encoding glycosyltransferase, with translation MRIAFVSFETIHHRPTETNQRFKRIVDLLTYRGHEVHVCCAKFWPDEQPRLEQDDVVYHGVVPDLEARQSFVLRVPFTLRSIAPDIIHAGVEPTGQVRAAKWGSMLARAPLALEWYPESDLEGSLSGVPDDRGHRYAARKPDRIVTPSRLVSTWVRERGVPGDRVEVVPNPIDLERIESTPPDDRVDVVYARRLDEGANLESLLLGLAELRDRNWQALILGDGPERELYEGLTRDLRIDDRVTFNGKATREERIAAYRSAHVFVQTATECVFPTELAWALGAGCIGIVEYHANSSAHELVEGWDRGFRTTSEQELADAILEAGSLDHRTFDDSFANLDRERVLESYLEMYQDLQDEYGLL, from the coding sequence ATGCGAATCGCGTTCGTCTCCTTCGAAACCATCCACCACCGACCCACGGAGACGAACCAGCGGTTCAAACGAATCGTCGACCTCCTCACCTACCGTGGCCACGAGGTACACGTTTGCTGTGCGAAGTTCTGGCCCGACGAACAGCCACGACTCGAGCAAGACGACGTCGTCTACCACGGCGTCGTTCCCGACCTCGAGGCCCGCCAATCGTTCGTGTTGCGCGTGCCGTTTACCCTCCGGTCGATCGCCCCGGACATCATCCACGCCGGCGTCGAACCCACCGGCCAGGTGCGTGCGGCGAAGTGGGGCTCGATGCTCGCTCGAGCGCCACTGGCCCTCGAGTGGTATCCCGAAAGCGATCTCGAGGGGAGCCTCTCTGGCGTGCCCGACGACCGAGGCCACCGCTACGCGGCACGGAAACCGGATCGAATCGTCACCCCCTCACGGCTCGTCAGCACCTGGGTGCGTGAACGGGGGGTTCCAGGGGACCGTGTCGAGGTCGTCCCGAACCCGATCGACCTCGAGCGGATCGAGTCGACGCCACCCGACGACCGCGTCGACGTGGTGTACGCCCGACGACTCGACGAAGGGGCGAACCTCGAGAGCCTGCTGCTCGGGTTAGCGGAACTTCGGGATCGCAACTGGCAAGCGCTGATTCTTGGCGACGGCCCCGAGCGAGAGTTGTACGAAGGACTCACGCGCGACCTTCGGATCGACGATCGAGTCACGTTCAACGGCAAAGCCACTCGTGAGGAGCGAATCGCCGCCTACCGGAGTGCCCACGTGTTCGTCCAGACGGCGACTGAGTGTGTCTTCCCGACGGAACTCGCCTGGGCGCTCGGAGCCGGGTGTATCGGGATCGTGGAGTATCACGCCAACTCGTCGGCCCACGAACTGGTCGAAGGCTGGGATCGGGGCTTCCGAACCACGAGCGAACAGGAACTCGCCGACGCGATTCTGGAAGCAGGGAGCCTCGATCACCGCACATTCGACGATTCGTTCGCCAATCTGGATCGAGAGCGAGTGCTCGAGTCCTACCTCGAAATGTACCAGGATCTGCAGGACGAGTACGGGTTGTTGTAG
- a CDS encoding PAS domain-containing sensor histidine kinase codes for MSERGRQETASFWGSVAPTDGFERFQQLVDTVDDGIYQLDAGGHFVGVNDALLEASGYVRDDLLGEHVSMLLEDADVRRFEREVQDRLDGDGTDDATFEVIVRSADGSPIRCTVRFSLLTDDGAFEGTAGIVRDAGPPHDHLASVWAADESITAVINEADVGAFVLDETATVAWIDDTAAEFFGLDRAAVVGRDKREVIEETIRDRVDDDDAFVETLLATYDDNSYVERFECLVTAGEGREARWLEHRSKPIESGQYTGGRIELYYDVTDRKRAEADLRESEYRYQSLVDAVEEYAIFLLDVDGHVTSWNEGAKRIKGYEEEDILGEHFSLFYTDDDRSAGVPDLNLATAAADHTTTDEGWRVRRDGSQFWANVTISAIRDDDGELQGFAKVTRDMTERREYERELERRKREAERELDEVFHRVSDAFYALDEEWRYTFVNERAQTLLGRSEEELLGEVAWEIFPEAVDTNLYEQYHEAMTSQQPVSFERYSDPLGIWASVTVYPSETGVSVYFQDITERKARERELERYETAFETIWDGVTILDSEGCFVLVNDAFCALTGHERDDVIGEHVTVVLDESVHEEAAELYEDVTAGSLDVATMTYDLQTSTGERVPVEARFGPYQHEDGSAGGVGVIRDISERKARNRELQQYETIVETVEDGIYVLDETYHFSAVNDAYVEMTGYTREELLGEHCSIVVGDDVSSQAATLSEHLTRGEDQGAATIEADIERADGSRMPAESRFTPLPTDDGAYRGTVGVVRDLTDRLEHQRKLEESERRYRTLVEHFPDGMVALFDDDLRYTAVGGQLLEHSPDDRSDLVNESILDRYPDDIVDAIEPHFRRALAGETTEFEVEYLDRHLHAYALPIGDGGDDGDGDSDDVGDIDAGMLVVQDITERREYQQRLEESNERLEQFAYAASHDLQEPLRMVSSYLQLIERRYGDHLDEEGTEFLEFAVDGADRMREMINGLLEYSRIETLGDPVEPTPLDPILESVLDDLHLKIEEADAEITADSLPEVMGDANQLRQVFQNLLDNALEYSGETPPEVDIGAERRGDEWVVSISDRGVGIDPDATDRVFEVFERLHTHDEHAGTGIGLALCTRIVERHGGDIWVESAPGEGSTFSFTLPTSDRPRED; via the coding sequence ATGTCCGAACGCGGGAGGCAAGAGACAGCTTCGTTTTGGGGGTCGGTGGCTCCCACCGACGGCTTCGAACGATTCCAGCAACTCGTCGACACGGTCGACGACGGCATCTACCAGCTCGACGCCGGCGGGCACTTCGTCGGCGTCAACGACGCGCTCCTCGAGGCGTCCGGCTACGTTCGTGACGACCTCCTCGGCGAACACGTCTCGATGCTTCTCGAGGATGCCGACGTTCGGCGTTTCGAACGAGAGGTTCAAGATCGACTCGACGGCGACGGAACGGACGACGCCACGTTCGAGGTGATCGTTCGGTCGGCCGATGGGAGCCCGATCCGCTGTACGGTGCGATTCAGTCTGCTCACCGACGACGGCGCGTTCGAGGGAACGGCTGGCATCGTCAGGGACGCAGGGCCTCCCCACGATCACCTCGCGTCGGTGTGGGCGGCGGACGAATCGATCACGGCTGTCATCAACGAAGCCGACGTCGGTGCCTTCGTCCTCGACGAGACCGCGACCGTCGCCTGGATCGACGACACCGCAGCGGAGTTTTTCGGCCTGGATCGGGCGGCTGTGGTCGGTCGGGACAAACGCGAGGTTATCGAAGAGACGATTCGCGATCGAGTCGATGACGACGATGCGTTCGTCGAAACCCTCCTCGCGACCTACGACGACAACAGTTACGTCGAGCGTTTCGAGTGCCTGGTGACCGCCGGGGAGGGCCGCGAAGCACGCTGGCTCGAACACCGGAGTAAACCGATCGAGTCGGGTCAGTACACGGGCGGTCGCATCGAACTCTACTACGACGTCACCGATCGAAAGCGGGCCGAGGCCGACCTGCGCGAGAGCGAATATCGCTATCAGTCCCTCGTCGACGCCGTCGAGGAGTACGCTATCTTCCTGCTCGACGTGGACGGTCACGTCACGAGCTGGAACGAGGGTGCAAAACGCATCAAGGGGTACGAGGAAGAGGACATTCTCGGCGAACACTTCTCGCTGTTTTATACGGACGACGATCGGTCGGCCGGTGTTCCCGACCTCAACCTCGCGACCGCCGCGGCCGACCACACGACCACCGACGAAGGCTGGCGAGTCAGACGCGACGGATCGCAGTTCTGGGCGAACGTGACGATCAGCGCGATCAGAGACGACGACGGCGAGTTGCAGGGCTTTGCGAAGGTCACGCGGGATATGACCGAGCGGCGGGAGTACGAGCGCGAACTCGAGCGCCGAAAGCGGGAGGCCGAACGGGAACTCGACGAGGTGTTCCACCGCGTCTCGGATGCCTTCTACGCGCTGGACGAGGAGTGGCGATACACGTTCGTCAACGAACGTGCCCAGACGTTGCTCGGGCGGTCGGAGGAGGAGTTACTCGGTGAAGTCGCGTGGGAGATATTCCCGGAAGCCGTCGACACGAACCTCTACGAGCAGTACCACGAGGCGATGACGTCTCAGCAACCGGTCTCGTTCGAACGGTACTCGGATCCACTCGGCATCTGGGCGTCGGTGACCGTCTACCCATCGGAGACCGGTGTTTCTGTATACTTCCAGGACATCACCGAGCGCAAAGCGCGCGAACGTGAACTCGAGCGATACGAGACCGCGTTCGAAACGATCTGGGACGGCGTGACCATTCTCGATTCCGAGGGGTGTTTCGTCCTCGTCAACGACGCGTTCTGTGCCCTCACCGGGCACGAACGCGATGACGTCATCGGCGAACACGTCACGGTTGTCCTCGACGAGTCCGTCCACGAGGAGGCCGCAGAACTGTACGAAGACGTCACGGCGGGGAGCCTCGACGTCGCGACGATGACCTACGACCTGCAGACGTCGACGGGGGAGCGCGTTCCCGTCGAGGCACGGTTTGGGCCGTACCAGCACGAAGACGGTTCGGCCGGCGGCGTCGGCGTCATCAGGGACATCAGCGAACGCAAAGCGCGTAACCGGGAACTCCAGCAGTACGAGACCATCGTCGAAACCGTCGAAGACGGCATCTACGTGCTCGACGAGACGTATCACTTCAGTGCGGTCAACGACGCGTACGTCGAGATGACCGGCTACACACGCGAGGAGTTACTCGGCGAACACTGTTCGATCGTGGTCGGCGACGACGTCTCGAGCCAGGCGGCGACGCTCTCTGAACACCTCACTCGAGGCGAGGATCAGGGCGCGGCGACGATCGAAGCCGACATCGAGCGTGCCGACGGAAGTCGGATGCCTGCGGAAAGCCGGTTCACGCCGCTGCCGACCGACGATGGCGCCTACCGCGGGACGGTGGGCGTCGTCAGGGATCTCACGGATCGCCTCGAACACCAGCGCAAACTCGAAGAGAGTGAACGGCGGTATCGGACGCTCGTCGAGCACTTCCCGGACGGGATGGTCGCGCTGTTCGACGACGACCTTCGGTACACCGCCGTCGGCGGCCAACTACTCGAGCACTCGCCGGACGACCGAAGCGACCTCGTGAACGAGTCCATTCTCGATCGGTATCCGGACGACATCGTCGACGCGATCGAGCCACATTTCCGACGTGCTCTGGCGGGCGAGACTACCGAGTTCGAAGTGGAGTATCTCGACCGCCACCTGCACGCCTACGCACTCCCGATTGGGGACGGCGGTGATGACGGTGACGGCGATTCTGACGACGTGGGCGACATCGACGCCGGAATGCTCGTCGTCCAGGACATCACCGAACGGCGGGAGTACCAGCAGCGCCTCGAGGAGTCGAACGAACGCCTCGAACAGTTCGCCTACGCGGCCTCACACGACCTCCAGGAGCCGCTTCGGATGGTCTCGAGTTATCTCCAGCTCATCGAACGCCGCTACGGCGATCACCTCGACGAGGAGGGCACGGAGTTCCTCGAATTCGCCGTCGACGGGGCCGATCGCATGCGAGAGATGATCAACGGGCTCCTCGAGTACTCCCGGATCGAAACACTCGGCGATCCCGTCGAGCCGACCCCGTTAGATCCCATTCTCGAGTCGGTGCTCGACGATCTTCACCTCAAAATCGAGGAGGCCGATGCCGAGATCACGGCTGATTCGCTTCCCGAGGTGATGGGTGACGCCAACCAGCTTCGCCAGGTGTTCCAGAACCTGCTCGACAACGCCCTCGAGTACAGCGGGGAGACCCCGCCAGAAGTGGATATCGGAGCCGAACGACGCGGCGACGAGTGGGTCGTCTCGATCAGCGACCGGGGAGTCGGGATCGATCCCGACGCTACCGATCGGGTGTTCGAGGTTTTCGAACGCCTCCACACCCACGACGAACACGCCGGCACCGGCATCGGTCTCGCGCTCTGTACGCGCATCGTCGAACGCCACGGCGGCGACATCTGGGTCGAGTCGGCACCTGGAGAGGGATCGACCTTTTCGTTTACGCTGCCGACCAGTGACCGTCCACGCGAGGACTGA
- a CDS encoding S9 family peptidase, translating into MPTYDIERYLNVRSAYGASVGPDGDRLAFLMNTTGTPQVWTLEDARAWPEQRTFYDERVTFVSWSPERPELAFGMDEGGNERAQLYRLDAGSGDITNLTAMPDAKHRWGGWSHDGDRFAFTSNRRDEAVFDVYVQKRDEAGDEATLVYEGEGWLTVGGWSPDDSRLLVAQAYSNFDQDLYSLDLENGDCTHLTPHEGDVRYQSASWAPDGDGFYLVTDEGADTLYLAYLDLETLDLETVIDGGEWNVDGIALDDETGRFVTSQNVDGYTELTVGELAHDDPTAFETLPEPDLPGGISGGVSFGPDAELFACSTTGNTVNTNVFVVDAESGETEQWTLAPTAGIPPETFRSSDLVHVESFDGLEVPGFLTLPDGGGAAGSGFHGDVGGDGDGESEDESYDDRHPVIVDIHGGPESQRRPSFSSVKQYFLNRGYAYFEPNVRGSSGYGSEYASLDDVEKRMDSVADIAACVDWLGDHEAIDPDRVVAMGGSYGGFMVLASLTEYPDLWAAGIDIVGIANFVTFLENTGDWRRELREAEYGSLEDDCEFLESISPINTIDSIDAPLFVLHGENDPRVPVGEAEQVVEEAREQGVPVEKLIFDDEGHGFTKLENRIEAYGAIAEFLEEHV; encoded by the coding sequence ATGCCAACGTACGACATCGAGCGGTACCTGAACGTCAGGAGCGCCTACGGCGCTTCCGTCGGCCCCGACGGCGACCGACTCGCGTTCCTGATGAATACGACCGGAACGCCCCAGGTGTGGACGCTCGAGGACGCTCGAGCCTGGCCCGAACAGCGCACGTTCTACGACGAACGGGTGACGTTCGTCTCCTGGTCGCCCGAGCGACCGGAACTCGCGTTCGGGATGGACGAAGGCGGGAACGAGCGCGCACAGCTCTACCGTCTCGACGCGGGCTCCGGTGACATCACGAATCTGACGGCGATGCCCGACGCCAAACACCGCTGGGGTGGCTGGAGTCACGACGGCGACCGGTTTGCGTTCACCTCCAATCGCCGCGACGAGGCGGTCTTCGACGTCTACGTTCAGAAACGAGACGAGGCCGGCGACGAGGCGACCCTCGTCTACGAGGGCGAGGGCTGGCTCACCGTGGGCGGCTGGAGCCCCGACGATTCCCGATTGCTCGTCGCCCAGGCGTACTCGAACTTCGATCAGGACCTCTACAGCCTCGACCTCGAGAACGGCGACTGTACTCACCTCACCCCCCACGAGGGGGACGTTCGCTATCAGAGTGCGTCCTGGGCACCCGACGGCGACGGGTTCTATCTCGTTACCGACGAGGGAGCAGACACCCTCTACCTGGCGTATCTGGATCTCGAGACCCTCGACCTCGAGACCGTCATCGACGGCGGCGAGTGGAACGTCGACGGGATCGCCCTCGACGACGAGACCGGGCGATTCGTCACCTCCCAGAACGTCGACGGCTACACTGAACTCACCGTCGGCGAACTCGCTCACGACGACCCGACGGCGTTCGAAACGCTCCCCGAACCCGACCTTCCCGGCGGTATCTCGGGTGGCGTGAGCTTCGGCCCCGACGCCGAACTGTTCGCGTGTTCAACGACCGGCAACACGGTCAACACGAACGTATTCGTCGTTGACGCCGAAAGCGGCGAAACAGAACAGTGGACGCTCGCACCGACGGCTGGCATCCCACCCGAGACGTTTCGATCGTCCGACCTCGTCCACGTCGAGAGCTTCGACGGCCTCGAGGTACCAGGCTTTTTGACGCTTCCCGACGGTGGTGGTGCAGCCGGAAGTGGCTTCCACGGGGACGTGGGCGGGGACGGCGACGGTGAGAGCGAGGACGAGAGCTACGACGACCGCCACCCCGTCATCGTCGACATCCACGGCGGCCCCGAGAGCCAGCGACGCCCCTCGTTCTCGAGCGTCAAGCAGTACTTCTTGAACCGCGGCTACGCTTACTTCGAGCCGAACGTCCGGGGCTCCTCGGGCTACGGCAGCGAATACGCGAGCCTGGACGACGTCGAAAAGCGCATGGACTCGGTTGCCGACATCGCCGCCTGTGTCGACTGGCTGGGCGATCACGAGGCAATCGACCCCGACCGCGTGGTCGCCATGGGCGGCTCCTACGGCGGCTTCATGGTACTGGCGTCGCTCACCGAGTACCCCGACCTGTGGGCGGCAGGCATCGACATCGTCGGCATCGCCAACTTCGTCACGTTCCTCGAGAACACGGGCGACTGGCGGCGCGAACTCCGGGAGGCCGAGTACGGCAGCCTCGAGGACGATTGTGAGTTCCTCGAGTCGATCTCGCCGATCAACACCATCGACTCCATCGACGCGCCGCTATTCGTTCTCCACGGCGAGAACGACCCACGCGTACCCGTCGGCGAGGCCGAACAGGTCGTCGAGGAGGCCCGCGAACAGGGTGTCCCCGTCGAGAAATTGATTTTCGACGACGAGGGCCACGGCTTCACCAAACTCGAGAACCGGATCGAAGCCTACGGGGCGATCGCCGAGTTCCTCGAAGAGCACGTTTAA
- the folP gene encoding dihydropteroate synthase, whose product MEYHEAADFLFSLRRFRPKPGTESTRAFLEHLENPHEGVPFVQIAGSNGKGSTARMLESTLREAGLTVGLFTSPHLDDLRERVRVDGRKIPKAAVRDFVDTAHEYVTTQAAAGESPTFFEAITTLALWHFGHQDVDVAVLEVGIGGRYDATSVVDPVASAVTSVSLEHTSVIGDTVEEIAADKAQVAPTNAPLVTATTGAALETVREEAGDVCTVAAAESSAAEDADVVVSYDGLTNHAEAAISIEGDGWGVDTRIPVLGRHQAENAGIAATLSRQVADATAADLERGLRNAHWPGRFEVMNTAPLTVLDGAHNPGACERLGETLSSFEYEDLHLVFGAMHDKDHREMADALATPDRVVTCEPTIDRAEDADVLAQVFADAGVDHVENGGSVADALEHALEVAGSEDCVLVTGSLFAVAEARRRWTRRVTPKRVRDRADARTVLERADVEAGTVTRVAGSGVHRVVTLSLERQQALTVDRELVRIGGDCTISAVRSEDDPVDIVLMGTLSEFERLATTLDDRPDGLSSIARALRQALNLESETGKRQDATNAGSNTKHGREYPWHDEPAVMGILNVTPDSFHDGGQYDALEAAVDQARSMVADGATIIDVGGESTRPGADPVSVAEEINRVVPVIERLSDLEALVSVDTRRAVVAEAALEAGADIINDVSGLEDPEMRFVAAESDAPLVLMHSIDAPVVPGKEVQYDDVVEDVIDQLTERVLLAEKAGLERDRIVIDPGLGFGKSPVESFELLGRLEEFRALGCPLLVGHSHKSMFGHVGRDHGERLEPTVAATALAVDRGADIVRVHDVAENVAAVRTALATRRDGGSSEWD is encoded by the coding sequence ATGGAGTATCACGAGGCGGCGGACTTCCTCTTCTCACTTCGTCGATTCCGCCCCAAACCCGGCACCGAATCGACCCGGGCGTTCCTCGAGCACCTCGAGAACCCACACGAGGGCGTCCCGTTCGTTCAGATCGCTGGCTCGAACGGCAAGGGGAGCACCGCACGGATGCTCGAGTCGACCCTTCGCGAGGCGGGGCTCACGGTGGGTTTGTTCACCTCGCCACACCTCGACGACCTCCGCGAGCGGGTGCGCGTCGACGGACGAAAGATCCCGAAAGCGGCCGTTCGTGACTTCGTCGATACCGCCCACGAGTACGTCACCACGCAGGCAGCCGCCGGTGAATCCCCGACCTTCTTCGAGGCCATCACGACCCTGGCACTCTGGCACTTCGGCCACCAGGACGTCGACGTGGCCGTCCTCGAGGTCGGAATCGGCGGCCGATACGACGCGACGAGCGTCGTCGATCCGGTCGCCAGCGCAGTGACGAGCGTCAGTTTAGAGCACACGAGCGTCATCGGCGACACCGTCGAGGAAATCGCCGCGGACAAAGCCCAGGTCGCCCCAACGAACGCCCCGCTCGTCACCGCCACGACGGGCGCGGCTCTCGAGACCGTCCGGGAGGAGGCCGGAGACGTTTGTACGGTCGCGGCGGCTGAATCGAGTGCAGCCGAGGATGCCGACGTCGTCGTCAGCTACGATGGTCTCACGAACCACGCCGAGGCGGCCATCTCGATCGAAGGTGACGGCTGGGGCGTCGACACCCGAATCCCCGTCCTCGGCCGCCACCAGGCGGAGAACGCTGGCATCGCCGCCACGCTCTCGCGCCAGGTTGCCGACGCCACAGCGGCCGACCTCGAGCGCGGCCTGCGAAACGCCCACTGGCCAGGCCGCTTCGAAGTGATGAACACCGCACCGCTGACGGTTCTCGACGGTGCCCACAATCCCGGCGCATGCGAGCGACTGGGCGAGACCCTCTCGTCGTTCGAGTACGAGGATCTCCACCTCGTGTTCGGCGCGATGCACGACAAGGATCACCGGGAGATGGCCGACGCACTCGCGACGCCGGATCGAGTGGTCACCTGCGAGCCGACGATCGACCGCGCCGAAGACGCCGACGTGCTCGCCCAGGTCTTCGCCGACGCCGGCGTCGATCACGTCGAGAATGGCGGATCCGTCGCCGACGCGCTCGAGCACGCCCTCGAGGTGGCAGGATCCGAGGACTGCGTACTCGTCACTGGATCGCTGTTCGCCGTCGCCGAAGCGCGCCGGCGGTGGACGCGTCGGGTTACACCCAAACGGGTTCGCGACCGGGCCGATGCTCGAACCGTGCTCGAGCGTGCCGACGTCGAGGCGGGAACGGTCACGCGCGTCGCCGGCAGCGGCGTCCACCGCGTCGTGACCCTGTCGCTCGAGCGCCAGCAAGCCCTCACGGTCGACCGCGAACTCGTCCGAATCGGCGGGGACTGTACGATTTCAGCCGTTCGGAGCGAGGACGATCCCGTCGACATCGTCCTGATGGGAACGCTCTCGGAGTTCGAGCGGCTGGCGACTACCCTCGACGACCGCCCGGACGGCCTTTCGTCGATCGCTCGAGCCCTGCGTCAGGCGCTGAATCTCGAGAGCGAAACTGGCAAACGCCAGGACGCCACCAACGCCGGATCCAACACGAAACACGGGCGGGAGTACCCCTGGCACGACGAACCTGCCGTAATGGGCATTCTGAATGTCACCCCGGACAGCTTCCACGACGGCGGCCAGTACGACGCCCTCGAAGCCGCAGTCGACCAGGCCAGATCGATGGTCGCCGACGGGGCTACCATCATCGACGTCGGCGGCGAGTCGACCAGACCCGGTGCCGATCCCGTCTCCGTCGCCGAAGAGATCAATCGCGTCGTCCCCGTCATCGAGCGGCTTTCCGATCTCGAGGCGCTCGTCTCCGTCGACACCCGTCGGGCCGTCGTCGCCGAAGCCGCCCTCGAGGCCGGCGCGGACATCATCAACGACGTCTCCGGGCTCGAGGATCCCGAGATGCGGTTCGTCGCCGCCGAGTCCGACGCGCCGCTCGTCCTGATGCACAGCATCGACGCCCCCGTCGTCCCGGGGAAGGAGGTACAGTACGACGACGTCGTCGAGGACGTCATCGATCAGCTCACCGAGCGCGTCCTGCTGGCTGAGAAAGCTGGCCTCGAGCGCGACCGGATCGTCATCGATCCCGGTCTCGGCTTCGGAAAGTCGCCCGTAGAGAGCTTCGAGCTCTTGGGCCGGCTCGAGGAGTTCCGGGCCCTCGGCTGTCCGCTCCTCGTCGGTCACTCCCACAAATCGATGTTCGGCCACGTCGGTCGCGACCACGGCGAGCGACTCGAGCCGACCGTCGCCGCGACGGCGCTGGCGGTCGACCGCGGTGCGGACATCGTCCGGGTGCACGACGTGGCCGAAAACGTCGCCGCGGTGCGGACGGCGCTGGCGACCCGTCGTGACGGTGGCTCGAGCGAGTGGGACTGA
- a CDS encoding ATP-binding protein, whose product MASEPQGNDALKTQIRQQEVVAALGQQALETDDLDQLMHDACVTVAETLETEYAKVLELCPGGDDVFLRQGVGWNDGLVGSATVPTDLDSQAGYTLLSEAPIVVEDLRTEDRFSGPDLLTDHDVVSGISVTIGSVDDPWGVLGTHTTDHREFTEHDATFVQSIANVLASAIETTEARRALEREKALKDQIVDTSPVGITVVGSDGQMQFANEFAEDILGRTRTEIETFSHDDPRWGLVDSDGESLSGGETPFEQVLQTGQPVFDMEIGLLRPSGERIWIMVNGAPLDTDVDGDDPSHAVFSLTDVTEQKRLETEFEEMVGRISDAFYAVDDEFRFTHVNERAAELLQRPAEKLIGEKLWTMYPEAAEVEEVWEAFHTALNEQEQTSYELYFDPLDFWVEANLYPSETGVSVYFRDVTERKQREQRLEETNERLEQSNERLEQFAYAASHDLQEPLRMVSSYLQLLERRYEGVLDDDGEEFLAFAVDGADRMRAMIESLLKYSRVDTQGDPLEPVELDAVLTDVLADLQFQIDETEADITAESLPRVEGDGNQLRQLFQNLFDNALTYSGDDPPRIAVTAERSNGQWVVSITDDGVGIAPGDHETVFEVFQRLHSRDEYGGTGIGLALCQRIVERHGGDIWVDSAPGEGSTFLFTLQAVDDAEFEV is encoded by the coding sequence ATGGCTTCAGAGCCACAGGGGAACGACGCACTCAAAACCCAAATCCGGCAACAGGAGGTAGTCGCTGCACTCGGCCAACAGGCGCTCGAAACCGACGATCTCGATCAATTGATGCACGACGCGTGTGTGACCGTCGCTGAGACACTCGAGACTGAGTACGCGAAAGTCCTCGAGTTGTGCCCGGGTGGCGACGACGTATTCCTCCGGCAGGGTGTCGGCTGGAACGACGGGCTCGTCGGAAGCGCAACCGTTCCTACCGATCTGGACTCGCAAGCGGGCTATACGTTGCTAAGCGAAGCGCCCATCGTCGTCGAGGATCTGCGCACCGAAGATCGGTTTTCTGGCCCCGACCTGCTCACGGATCACGACGTCGTGAGTGGAATCAGCGTCACTATCGGCTCGGTCGATGACCCGTGGGGTGTCCTCGGGACGCATACGACCGACCACCGGGAGTTCACCGAACACGATGCCACCTTCGTTCAAAGCATTGCGAACGTGCTCGCCTCCGCCATCGAAACTACAGAAGCGAGACGAGCCCTCGAGCGGGAAAAGGCGCTCAAAGACCAGATCGTCGATACCAGCCCCGTCGGGATAACGGTCGTCGGTTCGGACGGGCAGATGCAGTTCGCTAACGAATTCGCCGAGGACATCCTCGGTCGGACTCGTACGGAAATCGAAACGTTCTCACACGACGATCCGCGGTGGGGGCTCGTCGACAGCGACGGCGAATCACTGTCGGGGGGAGAGACTCCGTTCGAGCAGGTGCTGCAAACGGGCCAGCCAGTCTTCGACATGGAAATCGGCTTGCTGCGACCGAGCGGCGAGCGGATCTGGATCATGGTGAACGGTGCACCATTGGACACCGACGTCGACGGTGACGATCCGTCACACGCAGTCTTCTCCCTCACGGACGTCACCGAGCAAAAACGCCTCGAGACCGAATTCGAAGAGATGGTTGGCCGAATCTCCGACGCGTTTTACGCCGTCGACGACGAGTTTCGGTTCACTCACGTCAACGAACGCGCCGCAGAATTACTGCAGCGGCCTGCGGAAAAACTCATCGGGGAGAAGCTCTGGACGATGTACCCCGAGGCGGCCGAGGTAGAGGAAGTCTGGGAGGCGTTCCACACGGCGCTGAACGAGCAAGAACAGACCAGCTACGAACTGTACTTCGACCCACTGGATTTCTGGGTCGAGGCGAACCTCTACCCATCCGAGACCGGCGTCTCCGTCTACTTCCGAGACGTTACTGAACGCAAACAGCGCGAACAACGACTCGAGGAGACGAACGAACGGCTCGAACAGTCGAACGAACGGCTCGAACAGTTCGCCTACGCCGCCTCCCACGATCTGCAAGAACCCCTGCGGATGGTCTCGAGCTATCTTCAGCTCCTCGAACGGCGGTACGAAGGCGTCCTGGACGACGACGGCGAGGAGTTCCTCGCGTTCGCGGTCGACGGCGCCGACCGAATGCGTGCGATGATCGAGTCACTGCTCAAATACTCTCGGGTCGATACACAGGGTGATCCGCTCGAACCAGTCGAACTGGATGCGGTACTCACCGACGTCCTCGCCGATCTACAGTTTCAGATCGACGAAACCGAGGCCGACATTACAGCGGAGTCCCTCCCCCGGGTCGAAGGGGATGGCAATCAACTGCGCCAACTCTTCCAAAATCTGTTCGATAATGCGCTCACCTACTCGGGTGACGATCCACCACGAATAGCCGTCACTGCCGAACGAAGTAATGGACAGTGGGTAGTGTCGATCACGGACGACGGAGTCGGTATCGCCCCAGGCGACCACGAAACCGTCTTCGAGGTGTTTCAGCGTCTACACAGTCGCGACGAGTACGGCGGTACCGGTATCGGGCTGGCGCTCTGTCAGCGCATCGTCGAACGTCACGGTGGCGATATCTGGGTCGACTCGGCCCCCGGCGAGGGATCGACGTTTTTGTTCACGTTGCAGGCAGTTGATGATGCTGAGTTCGAGGTGTGA